Genomic segment of Chloroflexota bacterium:
CATCGAGTCCATCGCCCAGCGCGACGGCGGGCTGCGCGTGAGCCTGGCAAAAGATGACGAGACATCAGAGGTCGACGCGACGCACGTATTGATGGCCACTGGGCGACGGGCAAATGCGCTGAACCTCGGGCTCGATCGCATGGGCGTGACGCACAGCGTCCAGGGCATTCCCGTGGACGGCGCCATGCGCACCAACCGGCCCGACATCTACGCCATCGGCGACGTGACCGGGCAGCGGTTGCTGGCGCACGTGGCCTCGCACCAGGGGGTGGTGGCGGCGGAGAACGTGATGGGCGGCTCGGCGGTCTACCACGACGACGTCGTGCCAGCCTGCACCTTCACCCATCCCGAGATCGCCAGCGTAGGGCTCACCGAAGCCGACGCGCGCGAACAGCACGGCGAGGTGATCGTGGGGCGTTTCCCGTTCCAGGCGCTGGGCCGCGCCAGGGCATTTGGCGACACCGACGGCTTCGTGAAGCTGGTGGCGAACGCTGCGAGTGCACGGCTGCTGGGGATGCACGTGATAGGTCCCGGGGCCAGCGACATCATCGCCGAAGGCGCGCTGGCGTTGCAGCTCGAAGCCACGCTGGACGACCTGCGCGAGACGATCCACGCGCACCCGACCTTCCCCGAGGCCACGGCCGAGGCCGCGTGGCAGGCCATCAACCAACCGCTGCACCTACCGCAGCGCCGCGCCCGTGCGCGCTCCTCCTGAGGTGGATTCCCGCTATCGCGGGAATGACGGCGGCGCAATTCCTAGATCAGTAGGGGCGTCCCTTGTGGGCGCCCGCTCGGTCGGTGACCAGGGCAGCCACAAGGGCTGCCCCTACATCGATTGACTCGGATGAGCCAGGCGAAAGCACCGGCCGTGATCGCGGCCGGCGAGGTCATGGTCGAGCTGGCCGGTCCCAAGCCGCTGTCGCGCGTCGAAGTGATCAAGCGATCGAACTCCGGCGACGTGCTCAACGTGGCCGTGGCGTTGGGGCGGCTAGGCCTGCCGTGCGCGATCCTCACCAAGGTCGGCGACGATCCGTTTGGCGACTACCTGCTCGAGGACTGGGCTGGCCTCGGCGTTGACCAGCGCTACGTGGGGCGCGGCGGCGGGCCGACCGGCCTCTATGTCGCCGAGCACGCTGCCGACGCCAGCTACCAAATCTGGTACTGGCGAAAGGGCAGCGCGGCGTCGACCATCGCGCCCGCCGACGTGGACCGGGTGGACCTGGACGGCGTGCGGCTGGTGCACTTGAGCGGCATCTCGCAGGCCATCTCGGCGTCGTCTCGGGCGGCGACGCGGCGACTGGCGGAGCGCGCCCGCGAGCGCGGCATCCCGGTCTCGCTGGACGTCAACTTCCGCCCGCAGCTCTGGTCGGGAAAGGACGCGGCGGCGGCGATGCACGAGGTGCTGCCGGACGCGGATCTCGTGTTCTGCGGCGCGCCGGACGAGTCGCTGGCCGTGGCGGGCCTCCCCGACCCCGAGGACGCGGCGCGGTATTTCCTGGACCAGGGGGCCGAGGTTGTGGCGGTCACGATGGCAGGCGACGGAGCGTTTGCGGCGACAGCCGACGAGACCGTGCGGTTGCCGCACGTGGCGCGGCGCATTCAGGGACCCCAGGGCGCCGGCGACGCGTTCGTCGGCGGATTCCTGGCGGGGCGCCTGGTGGGCGCGGGCCTTGCGACTTGCGCGCGCTTCGGGACCCTGGTCGCGGGCCTGAAGGTCGAAAACCCAGGACCGCTGCACGGCCTGCCCCAGCGCGCCGAGATCGTGGCGCGGGCGGCCGAGCTGGGCTGGGACGATGTGCTGCGGACGTTGGATGTGTTGGAAGCAGGCGCCGGGGGAACAGACGCCGACCGGAACGCATCGGAGGTGACGGGATGATCGTGGTGACCACGTTGGAGATTTCGGGCCGGGAGATCACCGAGACCCTCGGGATCGTGCAGGGCAACAGCGTGCGGGCGCGCGGCATCGGCCGCGACTTCATGGCCGGGCTCCGCTCCATCAAGGGCGGCGAGGTGCGCGAGTATGCCGAGCTGCTGGCGCAGGCCCGACACGAGGCGGTGGAGCGCATGGTCGCCCACGCCGAGTCGCTGGGCGCCGACGCCGTCGTGGGCACGCGCTACAACGCCGCCGACGTGATGCAGGGCGTGGCCGAACTGCTGGCCTACGGCACCGCCGTCCGCACCGCCGCCAAGGACTAGTTCGCCGGCAGGTCAGGCTCGGGCGGCCACCCGAGTGCCGGCGCGTCGCCGCCGCGCTCGTAGGCCAGCGCGATGCGCACGGCCGTCCGCTCGCGGTACTTCGGGGCGACGATCTGCAAGCCCACGGGCATGCCGTCGGAGCCGCGGCCGCAGGGGAGGCACACCACCGGCTCGTGCGTGCAGTTGAAGCACCGCGTGAAGCGGCCCATCCAGGTGAAGTCGGTGAGCGCTTGGGCGATCGGCACGGGTGAGCGCGGGAGGGCGGGCACCACGAGAGCGTTCACCTGGCTGGTGGCGCGCCGGTAGTCCGCCAGCGCGTCGTCGCGCATGGCTCGCAGGCGTCCCAGCGTCGCCGCGGTGTCCCTGGGATCCAGGTTCAGGACTTCCAGCCCCGCCGCCAAGCGCTCACGCAGAGCTTCGCCGACCCGGGAAAGGTCACCGCCGGTCGCCGCCGAAATCGAGGCGTGGGCTTCGAGAATCATGATGCCCCAATGGGACTCGATCACCTGCGGCAGCGACGAAAGCTCGACCGCCACCAGCTCGGCGCCCAGCCGGGCCAGCGCGTCGATGGCACCGCGCGCGATGCGCTCGATCTCGGGGTCGATTTCCTCGAAGAAATAGCTCGACGGCACGCCGAGGCGCAGGCCGTCGAGTCCGGCGTCCGCGTCGGGCACGAGGTGCGTCAGGCTGTTGGACACGCCGATGCGCGCCTCGTCGTCCGGGTCCACCATGGCGCGCAGCATCAGCGCCGCGTCCAGGGTGGTGCGGGCCATGGGCCCCGGCGTGTCGAACGTCGGCGCCAGTTGCCGCACGCCGTCCAGGCTGACGCGGCCGTAGGTGGGCTTGATGCCGACCACGCCGCAGGCGGCGGCCGGCATGCGAATGGAGCCGCCCGTGTCCGATCCGAGCGCGGCGAACATCATGCCCGCCGCAACCGCGATGCCGGACCCGCTGCTCGATCCGCCGCTGACCCGCGACGTGTTCCACGGGTTGAGGCCCGGTCCAAACTGGGAAATTGCGCCGGTCGGGTGCAGGGCCATCTCGTCGCAGTTCAGCTTGGCGATGATGACCGCGCCCGCGCGCTTGAGCTGGCGCACGAGCGTGCTGTCCCGCTCGGCGATATGGCCGTCGAAGACGTGGGAGCCAGCAGTGGTCGGCGCGCCCGCCACGTCTGCCAGGTCCTTGATGCCGATCGGGACGCCGTGCAACGGCCCGCGATGGGTTCCGCCGACGATCTCGCGTTCCGCCTGTCGCGCGGCCTCCAACGCCTGGTCCGCCAGGATCGTGGTCGTGGCGTTGAGGGCGGGTCCCAGGCGCCCGGTGCGCGCCAGGCAGGCGCGGGTCACCTCGACCGGGCTGACCTCGCCACTGGCAATGCGCTCGCCGATCTCCACCAGGGTGAACTGCCACAGCTCGGT
This window contains:
- a CDS encoding YbjQ family protein, whose protein sequence is MIVVTTLEISGREITETLGIVQGNSVRARGIGRDFMAGLRSIKGGEVREYAELLAQARHEAVERMVAHAESLGADAVVGTRYNAADVMQGVAELLAYGTAVRTAAKD
- a CDS encoding amidase — its product is MTDATELWQFTLVEIGERIASGEVSPVEVTRACLARTGRLGPALNATTTILADQALEAARQAEREIVGGTHRGPLHGVPIGIKDLADVAGAPTTAGSHVFDGHIAERDSTLVRQLKRAGAVIIAKLNCDEMALHPTGAISQFGPGLNPWNTSRVSGGSSSGSGIAVAAGMMFAALGSDTGGSIRMPAAACGVVGIKPTYGRVSLDGVRQLAPTFDTPGPMARTTLDAALMLRAMVDPDDEARIGVSNSLTHLVPDADAGLDGLRLGVPSSYFFEEIDPEIERIARGAIDALARLGAELVAVELSSLPQVIESHWGIMILEAHASISAATGGDLSRVGEALRERLAAGLEVLNLDPRDTAATLGRLRAMRDDALADYRRATSQVNALVVPALPRSPVPIAQALTDFTWMGRFTRCFNCTHEPVVCLPCGRGSDGMPVGLQIVAPKYRERTAVRIALAYERGGDAPALGWPPEPDLPAN
- the lpdA gene encoding dihydrolipoyl dehydrogenase; translation: MPVTADVCVLGGGPGGYVAALRAAALGASVALVEAEEVGGVCLLRGCIPSKALLRSAEVYQLALHAGAFGVNVSGVEADYPAMRARKDRIVRQLVRGVGGLLDAAGVTVMRGYGTLAGEGVVEVDMGDRGDLVMAPKVIIASGSSSVMPPVPGTDLPGVIDSDGAFELEEPPAQIVVAGAGAVGVEWATLFALLGSEVTLVEMLPTVVPNEDADVSAALRKILVQQGVTVRDGTRIESIAQRDGGLRVSLAKDDETSEVDATHVLMATGRRANALNLGLDRMGVTHSVQGIPVDGAMRTNRPDIYAIGDVTGQRLLAHVASHQGVVAAENVMGGSAVYHDDVVPACTFTHPEIASVGLTEADAREQHGEVIVGRFPFQALGRARAFGDTDGFVKLVANAASARLLGMHVIGPGASDIIAEGALALQLEATLDDLRETIHAHPTFPEATAEAAWQAINQPLHLPQRRARARSS
- a CDS encoding sugar kinase is translated as MSQAKAPAVIAAGEVMVELAGPKPLSRVEVIKRSNSGDVLNVAVALGRLGLPCAILTKVGDDPFGDYLLEDWAGLGVDQRYVGRGGGPTGLYVAEHAADASYQIWYWRKGSAASTIAPADVDRVDLDGVRLVHLSGISQAISASSRAATRRLAERARERGIPVSLDVNFRPQLWSGKDAAAAMHEVLPDADLVFCGAPDESLAVAGLPDPEDAARYFLDQGAEVVAVTMAGDGAFAATADETVRLPHVARRIQGPQGAGDAFVGGFLAGRLVGAGLATCARFGTLVAGLKVENPGPLHGLPQRAEIVARAAELGWDDVLRTLDVLEAGAGGTDADRNASEVTG